One part of the Clostridium thermosuccinogenes genome encodes these proteins:
- the yycF gene encoding response regulator YycF — protein sequence MGKKILIVDDEKNIVDILKFNLKREGFDIVEAYDGEQALNMVITEKPDLILLDVMLPKMDGFTVCRKIRESFSTPVLMLTAKEEEVDKVLGLELGADDYITKPFSVRELMARVKANLRRVTTDEQVKTAGNVIKCGDLVIDMDRYVVERDGKVIELTLREFELVRFLALQQDQVFTRESLLEKVWGYEYYGDVRTVDVTIRRLREKIEKNPSNPEYIMTRRGVGYYFNKIS from the coding sequence GTGGGCAAGAAAATTCTTATTGTTGATGATGAGAAAAATATTGTAGACATTCTGAAGTTTAATCTGAAAAGAGAAGGATTTGATATAGTTGAAGCCTATGATGGAGAACAGGCTTTGAATATGGTTATCACAGAAAAACCGGATTTGATTTTGCTGGATGTAATGCTTCCTAAAATGGATGGTTTTACGGTATGCAGGAAGATCAGAGAGTCCTTTTCCACACCGGTGTTGATGCTTACGGCAAAAGAAGAGGAAGTTGATAAGGTGTTGGGCCTTGAGCTCGGTGCTGATGACTATATAACAAAACCTTTCAGCGTAAGAGAACTCATGGCCAGGGTAAAGGCAAACTTACGCAGGGTGACGACCGACGAGCAGGTAAAAACAGCGGGAAATGTTATCAAATGCGGGGACCTCGTCATCGATATGGACCGTTATGTTGTAGAACGGGATGGAAAGGTTATTGAACTTACCTTAAGGGAATTTGAGCTTGTGAGATTTCTCGCTTTACAGCAAGATCAGGTGTTTACAAGAGAAAGCCTTCTTGAAAAGGTCTGGGGTTATGAATATTACGGCGATGTTAGAACGGTAGATGTCACTATACGGAGGCTTAGGGAAAAAATTGAGAAGAACCCCAGCAATCCGGAATACATAATGACAAGAAGAGGAGTAGGCTATTATTTCAACAAAATAAGCTAA
- a CDS encoding YveK family protein, whose translation MEEISLRELIEILLKKKWIIVITTVACMLAGAVLSFFVLDPVYEAKSTFMVTPISLASGINPNSTIIFSGDVESLDSTKELENKMLGSVLRQVRYPQISISKMVAYMKSTDYITKVLKEFDVDLEKYDYTENISISGNDQTNIISVSVKYNDADTAIGIKDALIAYLPECVIDEVNKQLNVSEDFLNQGIDREIQKMYSLKESLNGFGVELGEKDKLPVGKQEEYQRIYNDYLLSTQTLDAYQTVKKEFDNIKETDINEMLNLQVLTRDRMPLEPVSPRKMMNTAIAAILGLMISVFFVLFMEYWKESGLQVKNAKSCDNTSGVQ comes from the coding sequence ATGGAAGAAATCAGCCTTAGAGAACTGATTGAGATACTTTTGAAGAAAAAATGGATAATAGTAATAACTACAGTTGCATGTATGCTTGCCGGTGCAGTACTTAGCTTTTTTGTCTTAGATCCCGTTTATGAAGCAAAGTCAACTTTTATGGTTACACCCATAAGTTTGGCATCGGGAATTAATCCAAACTCAACGATAATTTTCAGTGGTGATGTGGAAAGCTTGGATTCAACAAAAGAGCTGGAAAACAAGATGCTCGGGTCGGTTTTAAGACAGGTAAGATATCCGCAAATCAGCATCAGTAAAATGGTCGCTTATATGAAAAGCACCGACTACATAACAAAGGTTTTAAAAGAGTTTGATGTTGATTTGGAAAAATATGATTATACGGAGAATATTAGTATATCAGGTAATGATCAAACAAATATTATTTCTGTTTCTGTTAAGTACAATGATGCAGATACTGCTATAGGTATAAAGGATGCTCTCATTGCTTATTTACCTGAATGCGTTATTGATGAAGTAAATAAACAGCTAAATGTTTCAGAGGATTTCCTTAATCAGGGGATTGACAGAGAAATTCAAAAAATGTATTCATTGAAGGAAAGCCTCAATGGCTTTGGCGTTGAGCTGGGAGAAAAGGATAAGCTGCCTGTGGGTAAGCAGGAGGAATATCAAAGAATATATAATGATTACCTTTTGTCCACTCAGACTTTGGACGCGTACCAGACTGTTAAAAAGGAATTTGATAATATAAAAGAAACGGATATAAATGAAATGCTCAATCTCCAGGTTCTCACCAGGGATCGTATGCCTCTTGAGCCTGTATCACCAAGAAAGATGATGAATACAGCTATAGCAGCCATACTTGGCCTCATGATAAGTGTGTTTTTTGTTCTGTTTATGGAATACTGGAAGGAAAGTGGTTTGCAGGTTAAAAACGCGAAAAGTTGCGATAACACATCCGGTGTGCAATGA
- a CDS encoding Spo0E family sporulation regulatory protein-aspartic acid phosphatase has product MSKKQVGNLIAKMHVKLNVLLEESDYNFMDERVQEYSRKLDRAIVQYLKPINQTPSRK; this is encoded by the coding sequence ATGTCTAAAAAACAAGTAGGTAACTTAATCGCAAAAATGCATGTCAAACTTAATGTACTGCTGGAAGAAAGTGATTACAACTTTATGGATGAAAGAGTTCAAGAATACAGCCGCAAGCTTGATCGAGCGATTGTTCAATATTTAAAGCCTATAAATCAAACTCCAAGTCGAAAATAG
- a CDS encoding Ig-like domain-containing protein, which produces MRGTKKLLAVFLTIAVLVSSITPVLAEGTISKEAQICYDLGILKGDEGGFNAKYLAKATTKIQAAIVMLKLLGRYETAENYDYGISNFKDAEKLTWKGGINILSYLKDNPDLGWQGNPDGTFGIEDMATPQMLYKVLLEVLGYKYDPTGEGDFTWSETIEFAKSVGMGRIAGWLRVTNDDLASCIVEALYTPVCGGNESETLLAKLVESNADFAARAQAAGLWKNDPVRTVKQPDPVEVEYGGTPALPSKVTVVYESGKEEERNVIWDYVDTTIEGSRTVVGYIDGLGINTTILVNVVPRVLDFTVGTSNLKEITVNFNKAVDSIRALNKSNYIVKAKGREMKIAGITLSSDGKTVYLLLDACIEQQDSVDVTVKSGLGLENDVTKTIGSVVDLTPPAIEKVEAIGNKLIRITFNEPVINAGNIANYTLDNEAFSSYMGGSVTEKGRVVDILVYSRLKTGVYSLKASANIVDYAGNKLVPEAHEFEVIKDTTPPTVELVSATQTELVVRFSEPVENIYSNKISTASKSTVVSVTPSDDLRTYKIMFSPSFPLPAGGTEVTFTDVTDYSYVKATLKLKVTPKIDTEPPEFLGYTVENQNRIIIQYSEPVTPVGTYTLKNAKGEIVALETPSWYMADGFDQTRIVLQCSGNTSLEAGAYTLQIDNVSDYTPLGNKLTQKIVSIVVEDQTAPKVVDVKISGQKLFVSFNEKLNEATAITRTNYRYIENIGSVMLPAGTTVSLLSDGQTVQITFPDSFKMSTIKALQVENVTDLAGNAIDVTVKTAPFGTVDTAPKILSVQVTDKNAITLTLNSPVNPESLNISDFNITAGDIKLEIINAECRQDGMKIVLYVSGEMSTDGLYQGYPLLFRTVVSPLTSNIYGQNLQWTVTGVSDGFAPRITGVKATLVGGNTDVVLTLSENIKTTNGTGKPLVSGASELGQFIVLVDGVKTPVIASRYDDGTTSQPARITLTIAGDQTSREIDVKFFADSTNKLTDFAQPNPNSLQNRY; this is translated from the coding sequence TTGAGAGGTACTAAGAAATTGCTGGCAGTTTTCCTTACGATTGCCGTTTTGGTTTCATCCATAACGCCTGTGCTGGCTGAAGGAACAATAAGCAAAGAGGCGCAAATCTGCTATGACCTTGGAATCCTTAAAGGTGACGAGGGTGGTTTTAATGCTAAATATCTTGCAAAGGCTACAACTAAAATTCAGGCAGCTATTGTAATGTTAAAATTGCTGGGCAGGTATGAAACTGCTGAAAACTATGATTATGGAATAAGCAATTTTAAGGATGCCGAAAAGCTGACATGGAAGGGTGGCATTAATATCCTATCCTACCTTAAAGACAACCCTGACCTGGGGTGGCAGGGAAATCCTGACGGAACTTTCGGAATAGAAGATATGGCAACTCCTCAAATGCTGTATAAAGTTTTGCTGGAAGTATTGGGATATAAATATGATCCCACAGGGGAAGGCGATTTTACGTGGTCAGAAACCATCGAATTTGCCAAATCTGTTGGTATGGGGCGCATTGCAGGGTGGCTCAGGGTGACCAATGACGATTTGGCTTCATGTATAGTTGAAGCGTTATACACTCCTGTTTGCGGAGGCAATGAAAGTGAGACTCTGCTTGCAAAGCTTGTGGAAAGCAATGCGGACTTTGCGGCAAGAGCCCAGGCTGCCGGCCTTTGGAAAAACGATCCTGTTCGAACGGTGAAGCAGCCTGATCCTGTGGAAGTGGAGTATGGAGGAACTCCGGCACTCCCTTCAAAGGTGACCGTTGTATACGAAAGCGGCAAGGAAGAAGAACGGAATGTCATTTGGGATTATGTTGATACAACCATAGAAGGATCGCGCACCGTAGTGGGGTATATTGATGGTTTAGGTATAAATACAACTATTTTGGTAAATGTTGTGCCAAGGGTTCTGGATTTCACCGTCGGCACTTCAAACCTCAAGGAGATTACAGTAAACTTTAATAAAGCTGTTGACAGCATTAGAGCTTTAAATAAAAGCAACTATATCGTGAAGGCAAAGGGCAGGGAGATGAAGATTGCGGGTATAACCCTGTCAAGTGATGGAAAAACGGTTTATTTACTGCTGGATGCGTGCATTGAACAGCAGGATAGTGTGGATGTAACAGTCAAGTCCGGTTTAGGTCTGGAAAACGATGTGACTAAAACAATAGGCAGCGTGGTCGATCTTACACCGCCTGCTATAGAAAAGGTAGAAGCTATAGGCAATAAGCTTATAAGAATAACCTTCAACGAACCGGTAATAAACGCTGGGAATATTGCCAATTACACCCTGGATAATGAGGCTTTCTCGAGTTACATGGGAGGAAGTGTTACTGAAAAGGGAAGAGTGGTGGATATTCTTGTTTATTCAAGGTTAAAAACAGGAGTCTATAGCTTAAAAGCCAGCGCAAATATTGTGGACTACGCCGGAAACAAGCTTGTGCCGGAAGCCCATGAATTTGAAGTTATAAAGGATACAACACCGCCTACGGTGGAACTGGTCAGCGCTACACAGACCGAACTGGTGGTTAGGTTTAGCGAGCCTGTAGAGAATATATATAGTAACAAGATATCAACTGCAAGCAAGTCTACGGTTGTATCTGTGACTCCTTCAGACGACCTCAGGACTTACAAAATTATGTTCAGTCCTTCATTTCCGCTGCCGGCTGGTGGCACTGAGGTGACTTTTACCGATGTCACAGATTACAGCTATGTAAAAGCTACCCTCAAGTTGAAAGTAACACCTAAAATAGATACTGAACCACCGGAATTTCTTGGATATACAGTTGAAAATCAAAACCGCATTATAATTCAGTATTCCGAACCGGTGACTCCTGTAGGCACATATACTTTAAAGAATGCAAAGGGAGAGATTGTCGCTCTGGAGACTCCCAGCTGGTACATGGCTGATGGTTTCGACCAGACCAGAATAGTGCTTCAGTGTTCCGGAAACACATCATTAGAAGCAGGTGCCTATACTCTGCAAATTGATAATGTATCGGATTATACCCCTCTGGGGAATAAGCTTACGCAGAAGATAGTGAGCATAGTTGTGGAAGATCAGACAGCTCCGAAGGTGGTGGATGTAAAGATCAGCGGACAAAAGCTTTTTGTAAGCTTCAATGAAAAACTAAATGAAGCTACGGCTATTACCAGAACCAATTACAGATATATAGAGAATATTGGCTCAGTAATGCTTCCTGCAGGAACAACGGTTTCGCTGCTTTCCGATGGGCAAACCGTGCAGATTACGTTTCCTGACAGTTTTAAAATGTCAACAATAAAAGCTCTGCAGGTGGAGAACGTCACGGATTTGGCAGGGAATGCCATAGATGTTACGGTTAAAACTGCACCTTTTGGAACTGTTGATACTGCGCCAAAAATATTGTCGGTTCAGGTTACTGATAAAAACGCCATTACTTTGACGCTGAACAGTCCGGTAAATCCTGAAAGCTTGAACATATCAGATTTTAATATTACGGCAGGGGACATAAAGCTGGAAATTATAAATGCAGAATGCAGGCAAGACGGAATGAAAATCGTGCTTTATGTGAGCGGTGAAATGAGTACGGATGGGCTGTATCAGGGATATCCCCTCCTCTTTAGAACTGTGGTTTCACCCCTTACCTCCAATATATATGGACAGAACCTGCAGTGGACTGTAACTGGGGTCAGCGATGGCTTTGCTCCACGAATAACCGGTGTCAAGGCAACATTGGTAGGAGGTAATACCGATGTGGTGCTGACCTTGAGTGAGAACATAAAAACCACTAATGGAACCGGTAAACCTTTAGTCTCAGGTGCGAGTGAGTTGGGTCAGTTCATAGTTCTTGTTGACGGTGTAAAAACTCCTGTCATTGCATCGAGATATGATGATGGAACTACCTCACAACCGGCCAGAATAACCCTTACGATAGCCGGTGATCAGACGAGCAGGGAGATTGATGTGAAATTTTTTGCAGATTCTACGAATAAATTGACGGATTTTGCCCAGCCTAATCCAAACTCACTGCAGAACAGATATTAA